The genome window GATGGGCTCGCACATCGACTCGGTGCCCGAAGGCGGGAACTATGACGGCGATGTCGGCTCGCTCGGCGCGATCGAAGTTGCGCAGACGCTGGCGGAACACAAGCTCACGACTCGTCATTCGCTGCAAGTCATCATCTTCGCGGACGAAGAGGGCGGCACTATCGGCAGTCACGCCATCAGCGGCGAGATCACTGACAAGCAACTCAACCTCGTTAGTAACAGCGGCAAGACAATTCGCGACGGAATCAGGTTCATCGGCGGCGATCCTGATAAGCTCACAAGCATCCGCCGCAAGCGCGGTGACATCGCTGCGTACCTCGAGCTGCACATCGAGCAAGGCGGCATTCTGGACACCGAGAAGATCAACATCGGCGTAGTCGAAGGCATCGTCGGTATCACCCAATGGGAAGTCAAGATCGAAGGCTTCGCCAACCACGCCGGCACGACGCCGATGAACCAGCGACGCGATGCGATGCTCGCCGCGGCGAAGTTTATCGAAGCAGTCAATCGAATCGTGACCAGCGTGCCGGGTCGCCAGGTCGGTACGGTCGGCAAGATCCAAGCGTCGCCGGGAGCTTACAACGTCATCCCCGGAAAAGTGGTTGCCGGTCTGGAGCTGCGCGATCTGGATGCAGCAAAGATTCAGATGTTATATCAGAAGATTCGCGCCGAGGCCGGCGAAATAGCCAAGTCAACCGGAACGGCGTTTGACTTCACCGAGACTAACAGCATTGTGCCCGCGCCAACGGATGAGCGCTTGAGAAAGCTGA of Acidobacteriota bacterium contains these proteins:
- a CDS encoding Zn-dependent hydrolase, whose protein sequence is MKRREFNLSLLSGVAAIGLPRWRSQSGPRVNGARIVEHLTALSQFGKNPQGGVSRVAFSEADRQGREYVAGLMRTAGLDVSIDAAGNIVGRRAGSDSTLKPLVMGSHIDSVPEGGNYDGDVGSLGAIEVAQTLAEHKLTTRHSLQVIIFADEEGGTIGSHAISGEITDKQLNLVSNSGKTIRDGIRFIGGDPDKLTSIRRKRGDIAAYLELHIEQGGILDTEKINIGVVEGIVGITQWEVKIEGFANHAGTTPMNQRRDAMLAAAKFIEAVNRIVTSVPGRQVGTVGKIQASPGAYNVIPGKVVAGLELRDLDAAKIQMLYQKIRAEAGEIAKSTGTAFDFTETNSIVPAPTDERLRKLIDETARGLGLTTKWMPSGAGHDAQEIARLGPVGMIFVPSVAGISHSPKEYSRPEDISNGANVLLHTVLKLDTMRLQ